In one Cellulosilyticum sp. I15G10I2 genomic region, the following are encoded:
- the secG gene encoding preprotein translocase subunit SecG: MDIVKIVLTVIYVIAALAIITVVLLQEGKSAGLGSLGGGTSSSNNSYWDKNKKHSLEGKFERWTKATAALFVILALVLMILN; this comes from the coding sequence ATGGACATAGTAAAAATAGTTTTAACTGTGATCTATGTAATTGCAGCACTTGCAATTATTACAGTTGTTTTACTTCAAGAAGGTAAATCAGCAGGACTTGGTTCTCTAGGCGGAGGGACAAGCAGCAGCAATAATAGTTATTGGGATAAAAACAAAAAACATAGTTTAGAAGGTAAGTTTGAAAGATGGACTAAGGCTACAGCAGCTCTTTTTGTAATTCTTGCATTAGTACTTATGATTCTGAACTAA
- the eno gene encoding phosphopyruvate hydratase gives MKGYIEILDVFAREVLDSRANPTIEVEVVVEGDYVGRAIVPSGASTGEREAIELRDEDASRYGGKGVKKAVDNVNKIIAESIIGMNAIDQSTIDQMMIDLDGTPTKSKLGANAILGVSMAVAKAAAKALKLPLYQYLGGINAKVLPVPMMNILNGGQHADNTVDLQEFMIMPVGAVSFSEALKMCVEVYHTLKKVLNGRGLATGVGDEGGFAPDLSTAEEVLTLIVEAIQKAGYTPGEQIAIALDSAASELYNAEDGKYYFEGESKMAGQQIVRTSEEMVDYYENLTEKFPIISIEDGVGENDWIGWELLTKRLGKKVQLVGDDLFVTNTEILEKGIQKQIGNSILIKVNQIGTLTETFNAIEMANRAGYTAVVSHRSGESEDDTIADIVVAVNAGQIKTGAPARSDRTAKYNQLLRIEEQLGDVAQFKGKKSFFNLNQ, from the coding sequence ATGAAGGGATATATTGAAATTCTAGATGTATTTGCAAGAGAAGTATTAGACTCTAGAGCGAACCCCACTATAGAAGTTGAAGTTGTTGTAGAAGGTGACTATGTTGGACGTGCAATTGTACCATCTGGCGCATCAACTGGAGAAAGAGAAGCCATTGAACTTAGAGATGAAGATGCTTCAAGATATGGTGGTAAAGGTGTTAAAAAAGCAGTAGATAATGTGAATAAAATCATTGCCGAAAGTATTATTGGGATGAATGCTATTGATCAAAGTACAATAGACCAAATGATGATCGATCTAGATGGCACACCTACCAAATCAAAACTTGGTGCAAATGCTATTTTAGGAGTATCTATGGCGGTAGCCAAAGCTGCTGCAAAAGCACTTAAACTGCCATTATATCAGTATCTAGGCGGGATTAATGCAAAAGTACTTCCAGTGCCTATGATGAATATATTAAATGGCGGACAGCATGCAGATAATACAGTTGACCTTCAAGAATTTATGATTATGCCAGTAGGTGCAGTATCTTTTAGTGAAGCCCTTAAAATGTGTGTAGAGGTTTATCATACCCTTAAAAAGGTGCTTAATGGCAGAGGACTTGCAACCGGTGTTGGCGATGAAGGTGGATTTGCCCCAGACCTTTCAACTGCAGAAGAGGTATTAACGCTTATTGTAGAAGCTATTCAAAAAGCAGGCTATACCCCAGGTGAACAAATAGCCATTGCATTAGATTCTGCTGCATCAGAGTTATATAATGCAGAGGATGGCAAATATTATTTTGAAGGCGAAAGCAAAATGGCAGGCCAGCAAATTGTAAGAACATCAGAAGAAATGGTAGACTACTATGAAAACCTTACAGAGAAATTCCCTATTATTTCTATAGAAGATGGTGTAGGAGAAAACGACTGGATAGGCTGGGAGCTTCTTACAAAAAGACTTGGCAAGAAAGTTCAGTTAGTTGGAGATGACTTATTTGTAACAAATACTGAGATTTTAGAAAAAGGTATCCAAAAACAAATTGGTAATTCGATTCTTATCAAAGTTAATCAAATTGGTACCCTTACAGAAACTTTTAATGCCATTGAAATGGCTAACCGAGCAGGATATACAGCCGTTGTATCTCATCGTTCAGGAGAATCGGAAGATGATACAATAGCAGATATTGTAGTTGCTGTTAATGCTGGACAGATTAAAACAGGTGCACCTGCACGATCAGACAGAACAGCTAAATACAACCAGCTTCTTCGTATCGAAGAGCAATTGGGAGATGTTGCGCAGTTTAAAGGCAAAAAATCTTTCTTTAATCTTAATCAATAA
- a CDS encoding YIP1 family protein yields MNEEKFQSGEQERDLLDGGFAVVDREKIIEEETREITPWYMHFVNIFSSPKKMMEENFYHEPPQGMAIGIIGSILFTVIATLLTFINPVMKQTLYDQFRMSGISEEMIGQRYAMTQISGIIAAVVMIFVSAFLTALLIQIVKAIVKDKGKFGSLFVVALFSQMVGSAVMCVDKLIAFFIPTAHTVLGLPILLDEDMLAGNIALNVIAQLLSLPAIWALVILVIGYSVVTRTSIKKGIGVVVCVQTFFTLVGIGLAYVGQMMMQNSFNGM; encoded by the coding sequence ATGAATGAAGAAAAATTTCAGTCAGGTGAACAAGAAAGAGACCTTCTAGATGGAGGATTTGCCGTAGTTGATAGAGAAAAAATTATAGAAGAAGAAACAAGAGAGATTACACCTTGGTATATGCATTTTGTTAATATATTTTCATCACCTAAAAAGATGATGGAAGAAAATTTTTATCATGAACCACCACAAGGTATGGCTATAGGCATTATAGGTTCTATTTTATTTACAGTTATAGCGACATTACTTACTTTTATAAATCCTGTTATGAAACAAACGCTATATGATCAGTTTAGGATGAGCGGCATATCAGAAGAGATGATAGGTCAAAGATATGCCATGACACAAATATCAGGGATCATAGCAGCAGTTGTTATGATATTTGTAAGTGCTTTTTTAACAGCCTTGCTTATTCAAATAGTAAAAGCTATTGTAAAAGATAAAGGAAAATTTGGCTCTTTATTTGTAGTTGCGCTTTTTTCACAAATGGTTGGAAGTGCGGTGATGTGTGTAGATAAATTAATTGCGTTCTTTATTCCTACAGCACATACTGTTTTAGGCCTGCCTATTTTATTAGATGAAGATATGTTAGCTGGGAATATTGCATTAAATGTAATTGCTCAACTCTTAAGCCTTCCAGCGATCTGGGCACTTGTTATATTAGTTATTGGCTACTCTGTCGTAACAAGAACCAGTATTAAAAAAGGTATAGGGGTTGTTGTATGTGTGCAAACCTTTTTTACCTTAGTAGGGATTGGGCTGGCTTATGTCGGACAGATGATGATGCAAAATAGTTTTAATGGTATGTAA
- the rnr gene encoding ribonuclease R — protein sequence MRNEENQSKTPTRKQILIDMMKHPSYVPLKIKEIMTILQVPPADRPELEEMLGELIKEGKVIRTKRGKFAVPQTFNLVSGTFQGHPKGFGFLILDEDEKDIFIPASGVNGAMHKDRVMCRITKQPTSEKRAEAEIIEILQRGPESLVGTYQESENFGFVVPDDQKYSRDVFIPKKLSKGAVSGHKVLVQITNWAEERRNPEGQILSVLGHVNDPGVDILSIIYQYDLPREFSKEVMDEVENIPTEVPEQDKKGRTDLRALQMVTIDGEDAKDLDDAISIERLDNGMYRLGVHIADVTHYVKEKHPLDDEALERGTSIYLVDRVIPMLPHKLSNGICSLNAGVDRLALTCMMDIDSHGNVQSHQIMETVIKIDERMTYTNVKKILIDEDEALKERYKDFIPMFESMRDLADLLRKRRMKRGSIDFDFEETKIILDKDGTPIEIKPYDRNVATRIIEEFMLICNETIAEDYFWQEKPFVYRSHEDPDPVKILALTEFINNFGYNIKGAAQKVHPKDMQKILDDIADKPEESIISHLLLRSMKQARYTAECNGHFGLAARYYCHFTSPIRRYPDLQIHRIIKYNLHHQLTGKKEAVLFERMPEVAKQSSMRERRAEEAERETIKLKKVEYMEQFVGQLFRGVITGTTSWGVYVELPNTVEGLVHVNEMADDYYIYDEAGHRWIGDRTKQIYRLGDKVYVQVLKTDTITRSIDFRLVSEEEFNKQELDKQEQ from the coding sequence ATGAGAAATGAAGAAAACCAATCTAAGACACCCACAAGAAAACAAATCTTAATTGATATGATGAAACACCCAAGTTATGTACCACTTAAAATTAAAGAGATTATGACAATACTCCAAGTTCCGCCGGCTGATAGACCAGAGCTCGAAGAAATGCTGGGAGAGCTTATTAAAGAAGGTAAAGTGATAAGGACTAAAAGAGGCAAGTTTGCTGTGCCGCAAACTTTTAATCTCGTATCGGGAACTTTTCAAGGACATCCTAAAGGATTTGGTTTTTTAATACTTGATGAAGATGAGAAAGATATCTTTATTCCTGCATCAGGGGTAAATGGTGCTATGCATAAAGATAGAGTTATGTGCAGAATTACAAAACAACCGACATCCGAGAAACGGGCAGAAGCAGAAATTATTGAAATTCTTCAAAGAGGTCCAGAAAGTTTAGTCGGCACTTATCAAGAGAGCGAAAATTTTGGTTTTGTTGTGCCTGATGATCAAAAATATTCAAGAGATGTTTTTATTCCAAAAAAACTTTCTAAGGGTGCAGTTTCAGGACATAAAGTACTTGTTCAAATTACGAATTGGGCAGAAGAACGCAGAAATCCAGAGGGACAAATATTATCAGTTCTTGGACATGTTAATGATCCGGGGGTAGATATTCTTTCTATTATTTATCAATATGATCTACCAAGAGAATTCTCAAAAGAAGTGATGGACGAAGTAGAAAACATTCCAACCGAGGTACCAGAGCAAGATAAAAAGGGGAGAACAGATTTAAGAGCCCTTCAGATGGTAACAATTGATGGAGAAGATGCTAAGGATTTAGATGATGCTATTTCTATAGAAAGATTAGATAACGGGATGTATCGTTTAGGCGTACATATTGCTGATGTAACGCACTATGTGAAAGAGAAACATCCGTTAGATGATGAAGCGCTTGAGCGGGGCACAAGTATCTATCTGGTTGACAGAGTTATCCCTATGCTGCCACATAAACTAAGTAATGGCATTTGTTCTTTGAATGCAGGGGTGGATAGACTTGCCTTAACATGTATGATGGATATTGACTCCCATGGAAATGTACAAAGCCATCAAATTATGGAAACAGTTATCAAGATTGATGAACGTATGACTTATACAAATGTTAAAAAGATATTAATTGATGAAGACGAGGCGCTTAAAGAGCGTTACAAAGATTTTATTCCTATGTTTGAAAGCATGAGAGACCTTGCGGATCTACTGCGTAAAAGACGTATGAAACGTGGTTCGATAGACTTTGACTTTGAAGAAACAAAAATTATTCTTGATAAAGACGGTACACCTATAGAAATCAAACCTTATGACAGAAACGTGGCAACCCGTATTATCGAGGAGTTTATGCTTATATGTAATGAGACAATTGCAGAGGATTACTTCTGGCAAGAAAAACCTTTTGTTTACCGTAGCCATGAAGATCCAGATCCAGTGAAAATATTGGCACTTACAGAATTCATTAATAACTTTGGTTATAATATCAAGGGTGCTGCTCAAAAGGTACATCCAAAAGATATGCAGAAAATACTGGATGATATAGCAGATAAGCCAGAAGAAAGCATCATCAGTCATCTGCTTCTTCGCTCGATGAAGCAGGCCAGATATACTGCAGAATGTAATGGGCATTTTGGACTTGCCGCACGTTATTACTGCCATTTTACATCACCTATCAGAAGATATCCGGATCTTCAGATTCATCGTATTATTAAATACAATCTACATCATCAGCTTACTGGTAAAAAGGAAGCTGTACTGTTTGAGAGAATGCCAGAGGTGGCTAAGCAATCCTCAATGCGTGAAAGACGTGCAGAAGAAGCTGAAAGAGAAACCATTAAACTTAAAAAAGTTGAATATATGGAACAATTTGTTGGACAGTTATTTAGAGGAGTTATTACAGGTACAACTTCTTGGGGTGTTTATGTAGAACTTCCTAATACAGTAGAAGGACTTGTTCATGTGAATGAGATGGCAGATGATTATTATATTTATGATGAGGCAGGCCATAGATGGATCGGGGATCGTACAAAACAAATCTACCGTTTGGGAGATAAGGTCTATGTACAGGTGCTAAAAACAGATACTATCACAAGATCAATAGATTTTAGATTAGTAAGTGAAGAAGAATTTAATAAGCAAGAACTTGATAAACAAGAGCAATAA
- the gpmI gene encoding 2,3-bisphosphoglycerate-independent phosphoglycerate mutase, whose translation MSKQTTLLLILDGFGINDKCEANAICEANKPHIDRIMKQYPTVKGYASGMAVGLPDGQMGNSEVGHLNMGAGRTVYQELTRITKAIQDGDFFTNKALSEGMQKCKDKGTALHLFGLLSDGGVHSHITHVYGLLEMAKKIGLTKVYLHLFLDGRDTPPTSGKSYAESLVAKMQEIGVGEVATVSGRYYAMDRDNRWDRVEKAYNAIAYGQGEEASDAVAAIADSYAKDVNDEFVLPTVITKDGAPVAKLSENDTAIFFNFRPDRARELTRVFCDPEFSGFKRDRIPVHFVTFTQYDITIPNKEVAFAPQTLSNTFGEYLAQCGKTQLRIAETEKYAHVTFFFNGGVEEPNHGEERKLIPSPKVATYDLKPEMSVFEVADALEESIRSGQYDVIVANFANPDMVGHTGIMSAAKAAIEAVDKAVGQVITAIEETNGYAFICADHGNAEQMIDYTNNEPFTAHTINPVPFVLVNYKEGVTLKEGGKLADIAPTLLEMMGMDKPAEMTGESLLQK comes from the coding sequence ATGAGCAAACAAACAACGTTGCTGTTAATACTCGATGGATTCGGTATTAACGATAAATGTGAAGCCAATGCAATATGCGAAGCCAACAAGCCTCACATAGATCGTATTATGAAACAGTATCCTACTGTAAAAGGTTATGCAAGTGGGATGGCAGTAGGTCTTCCAGATGGACAAATGGGTAACTCAGAAGTGGGACACCTTAATATGGGCGCAGGCCGCACTGTTTATCAAGAACTTACACGTATTACAAAAGCTATTCAGGATGGGGACTTTTTTACAAATAAAGCCCTAAGTGAAGGCATGCAAAAGTGTAAAGATAAGGGCACTGCACTGCACTTATTCGGACTTCTTTCTGATGGCGGGGTACACAGCCATATTACACATGTTTATGGACTTTTAGAAATGGCTAAAAAAATCGGCTTAACAAAAGTTTATTTACATCTATTCTTAGATGGACGTGACACACCGCCTACATCTGGCAAAAGCTATGCCGAAAGCTTAGTGGCTAAGATGCAGGAGATTGGCGTAGGTGAAGTGGCAACAGTATCAGGCAGATACTATGCAATGGACCGTGACAACAGATGGGACCGTGTAGAAAAAGCTTATAATGCTATAGCATATGGCCAAGGTGAAGAGGCATCTGACGCAGTAGCTGCTATTGCAGACTCTTATGCTAAAGACGTAAATGATGAGTTTGTACTGCCAACAGTTATTACTAAAGATGGTGCGCCAGTAGCTAAACTTTCAGAAAATGACACAGCGATCTTCTTTAACTTTAGACCAGACAGAGCCCGTGAGCTTACAAGAGTATTCTGTGATCCAGAGTTTAGTGGTTTTAAAAGAGACAGAATCCCTGTACATTTTGTAACTTTTACGCAGTATGATATTACTATTCCAAATAAAGAAGTTGCTTTTGCACCTCAAACTTTATCAAACACTTTTGGAGAGTATTTAGCGCAGTGCGGCAAAACACAGCTGCGTATTGCTGAAACAGAAAAATATGCACATGTTACATTCTTCTTTAATGGTGGCGTAGAAGAGCCTAATCATGGAGAAGAAAGAAAACTCATTCCATCGCCTAAAGTTGCAACCTATGATCTTAAACCAGAGATGAGTGTTTTCGAGGTAGCTGATGCACTTGAAGAATCTATTAGATCAGGTCAATATGATGTGATTGTAGCAAACTTTGCAAATCCAGACATGGTAGGACATACAGGTATCATGTCAGCTGCTAAAGCAGCTATAGAAGCAGTGGATAAGGCGGTAGGGCAGGTAATTACAGCTATTGAAGAAACAAATGGCTATGCCTTTATCTGTGCAGACCACGGCAATGCAGAGCAAATGATTGATTATACAAATAATGAACCATTTACAGCACATACAATTAATCCTGTACCCTTTGTCCTTGTGAATTACAAAGAGGGTGTAACGCTTAAAGAAGGCGGCAAGCTTGCAGATATAGCGCCAACACTTCTTGAGATGATGGGAATGGATAAACCAGCAGAAATGACTGGGGAGTCTTTACTTCAAAAGTAG
- a CDS encoding peptidoglycan recognition protein family protein: MKQYKDKSHRRQYYKDAVFIMTLIALIGVAMLVKPKPKPIVQKDIEKVIGIPYTIDTIPESGKRPGRHRKIKYIVVHNTANETSDARSERNYLTNITNTSDTSWHIVVDEREIIEAIPLNEVAHHAGSSVGNEYGIGIEICESGNYEQSEENAIKLIAYLMKYYKIPLSRVTTHQHFSGKACPRLILENWDAFIDKVEKEFRGY, from the coding sequence ATGAAGCAATATAAAGACAAAAGCCATAGGCGGCAATATTATAAAGATGCAGTATTTATTATGACACTTATAGCGCTTATAGGCGTAGCGATGCTGGTAAAGCCAAAGCCAAAGCCTATTGTGCAAAAAGATATAGAAAAAGTAATAGGGATACCGTATACAATTGATACGATACCAGAGTCTGGAAAAAGGCCTGGCAGACATAGAAAAATTAAATATATTGTAGTACATAACACAGCCAATGAAACAAGTGACGCAAGAAGTGAAAGAAATTACTTAACCAATATAACGAACACTTCAGATACTTCATGGCATATTGTAGTAGATGAGCGTGAGATTATAGAAGCTATCCCCCTTAATGAAGTTGCTCACCACGCGGGTTCATCAGTCGGAAATGAATATGGAATCGGGATAGAGATTTGTGAATCAGGCAATTACGAACAGTCAGAAGAAAATGCAATTAAGCTTATTGCTTATCTTATGAAATACTATAAAATACCGCTTTCAAGGGTTACAACACATCAACATTTTAGTGGTAAAGCCTGTCCTAGACTTATTCTTGAAAACTGGGATGCATTTATAGATAAGGTTGAAAAAGAGTTTAGAGGCTACTAA
- a CDS encoding copper amine oxidase N-terminal domain-containing protein — translation MTMQKSIIYLLVSAIIFTMFPTISYSASDNRITKVVTVGVDEVIEAQGAPRLVIDLKDELEPEDTFYLILEGAEWAVGTGINEIIGEIQGMPFSESMPRLETLKINHKELQIRVKDAMIFAGVSLRIPLHTQIKEAVATVRINNNNTAVSANTHSFAKSMDYRGKVTSDKVSTATRDSVMADLVIEEPYSQAFHKAMLNHKRNTIQMVLNSNDYEFVLDMPSLGVPKLQGIKGFDTITGGSQNLRKIDAQTLELTLPDLSSVQSTGGFVLSGVGLKTTNQTPAQGMVTVNLQGDLIFNTTVNVLKVVDYGIDLIAAKMEETVAGKSKNVTFTLEEKVHQSLIRERLTTFTFTKGARVRLGQDNRVEVTLNGTKMLYYPIMQNGKAVGFEVPQLSGTTMKYQFELPLDLPSSTEGEIEVIADGRSLINTLSASILEVKPAARVTMSPMHLRLGLKDQRGGKITITETAKGEIRQDTHLFIKIEDSQVIFTHPPLVQVIAGDIRLGSAKIVPGGIEIPVTRRSNSASIIEIKDFLVTVNQMVAEGTYTAEVGGPALSDFTSSSDIDPVMQGAFMIISKDGAPVVKEQVTFKIGEAAYTVGGQKKAMDAPPYIKNGRTMLPIKYVAYALGIDPGNVMWNGTTRTVTVVGDQVIALKIGSSIMHIDGVAKQMSAPPEIYHDRTFVPVAEITRALGVETKWDEVLRMVIFN, via the coding sequence ATGACAATGCAAAAAAGTATCATTTATCTATTAGTTTCAGCGATTATATTTACAATGTTTCCGACGATCAGCTATAGCGCATCAGATAATAGAATTACAAAGGTAGTAACAGTGGGCGTAGATGAAGTAATTGAAGCCCAAGGGGCTCCCCGTTTAGTGATAGATTTAAAAGATGAACTAGAACCCGAAGATACTTTCTATTTGATACTAGAAGGTGCTGAATGGGCAGTAGGAACTGGCATCAATGAAATTATAGGTGAAATACAAGGGATGCCCTTTTCTGAGAGTATGCCACGATTAGAGACTTTAAAAATAAATCATAAAGAGCTTCAGATAAGAGTTAAGGACGCAATGATTTTTGCGGGTGTGAGTTTGAGGATCCCGCTGCATACACAGATCAAAGAAGCTGTGGCTACGGTTAGGATTAATAATAATAATACAGCTGTAAGCGCAAATACCCATAGTTTTGCAAAGTCAATGGACTATAGGGGAAAAGTTACATCAGATAAAGTAAGCACTGCAACAAGAGATAGTGTGATGGCTGATTTAGTGATTGAAGAGCCTTATTCACAAGCTTTTCATAAGGCGATGTTAAATCATAAAAGAAATACTATTCAAATGGTTTTAAATTCTAATGACTATGAGTTTGTCCTTGATATGCCATCGCTTGGAGTGCCTAAATTACAGGGTATTAAAGGTTTTGATACAATAACCGGAGGCAGTCAAAATTTAAGAAAGATTGATGCACAGACTTTAGAACTTACATTACCGGACCTTAGTAGTGTGCAATCTACAGGGGGATTTGTTTTAAGCGGGGTAGGGCTTAAGACGACCAACCAAACACCAGCACAGGGAATGGTTACTGTTAACTTACAAGGGGATCTGATCTTTAATACAACTGTAAATGTACTTAAAGTTGTGGATTATGGTATTGACCTTATAGCAGCAAAGATGGAGGAGACGGTAGCGGGTAAATCTAAAAATGTCACTTTTACCCTTGAAGAAAAAGTGCATCAGTCTTTAATCCGAGAAAGACTTACTACTTTTACTTTTACGAAGGGTGCACGGGTTAGATTAGGGCAAGATAATAGAGTTGAGGTTACCTTAAATGGCACCAAGATGCTGTATTATCCTATTATGCAAAATGGCAAGGCAGTAGGTTTTGAAGTACCACAGTTATCAGGAACTACAATGAAGTATCAATTTGAACTCCCCCTTGATTTACCGTCATCTACAGAAGGCGAAATAGAAGTGATAGCAGATGGCAGGTCTTTAATCAATACGCTCTCGGCAAGTATTCTTGAAGTTAAGCCTGCTGCACGGGTTACAATGTCACCTATGCATCTAAGACTGGGACTTAAAGATCAAAGAGGGGGTAAAATTACTATAACTGAGACGGCAAAAGGCGAAATCAGGCAAGATACCCACCTGTTTATTAAAATAGAAGACAGTCAGGTTATCTTTACACATCCTCCACTAGTTCAGGTAATAGCTGGAGATATTAGGCTAGGCAGTGCAAAAATAGTCCCTGGAGGTATAGAAATACCCGTTACCAGAAGATCAAATAGTGCATCTATCATAGAAATCAAAGATTTCTTAGTAACTGTCAATCAAATGGTAGCAGAAGGGACCTATACGGCAGAAGTTGGGGGACCAGCTTTATCTGATTTTACATCAAGCTCAGATATAGATCCAGTGATGCAGGGGGCTTTTATGATTATCAGTAAAGACGGCGCACCGGTTGTAAAAGAGCAGGTAACCTTTAAAATAGGTGAAGCTGCTTATACAGTCGGAGGACAGAAAAAAGCAATGGATGCACCTCCCTATATTAAAAATGGGCGCACTATGCTGCCGATCAAATATGTAGCTTATGCGCTGGGGATTGACCCAGGTAATGTTATGTGGAATGGTACTACACGGACAGTAACGGTGGTGGGGGATCAGGTGATAGCGCTTAAAATAGGAAGCAGTATTATGCATATAGATGGCGTAGCAAAGCAAATGTCGGCACCGCCAGAGATATATCATGACAGAACTTTTGTGCCCGTAGCAGAAATTACAAGGGCACTGGGCGTTGAAACAAAATGGGATGAAGTGCTTAGAATGGTTATATTTAATTAG
- the tpiA gene encoding triose-phosphate isomerase has product MMRKKIVAGNWKMNMSPAKAVALIGTLKDKINVTDVDVVVCPPYVALPAVLEAVKGTNIQVGAQNMYFEESGAYTGEIAPDMLVELGVKYVIIGHSERRQYFAETDVTVNKKVKKAIEHKLVPILCVGESLEEREQGITIDLVRLQTKVALKDVAAEDAKGVVIAYEPIWAIGTGRTATSAQAEEVCKAIREVVAEIYSQEVADAVRVQYGGSVNGANANELFNMGNIDGGLVGGASLKEEFVSIVNY; this is encoded by the coding sequence ATCATGCGTAAAAAAATCGTAGCAGGTAATTGGAAAATGAACATGTCTCCAGCAAAAGCTGTAGCACTTATTGGGACTTTAAAAGATAAAATTAATGTGACAGATGTAGATGTAGTTGTATGCCCTCCTTACGTGGCACTTCCAGCGGTATTAGAAGCTGTTAAAGGAACTAACATTCAAGTTGGTGCACAAAATATGTATTTTGAAGAAAGCGGCGCTTATACAGGAGAAATTGCACCTGATATGCTCGTAGAGCTTGGTGTTAAATATGTTATCATTGGTCACTCAGAAAGAAGACAATACTTCGCTGAAACAGATGTAACAGTTAATAAAAAAGTTAAAAAAGCTATTGAACATAAGTTAGTACCTATCCTTTGTGTGGGTGAGAGCTTAGAAGAAAGAGAACAAGGTATTACAATTGATCTTGTACGTCTTCAGACAAAAGTAGCACTTAAAGATGTAGCGGCTGAAGATGCAAAAGGCGTAGTTATAGCGTATGAACCTATTTGGGCAATAGGTACAGGCAGAACAGCTACATCAGCTCAGGCAGAAGAAGTATGTAAAGCTATAAGAGAAGTTGTAGCTGAAATATACAGCCAGGAAGTAGCAGATGCAGTAAGAGTACAATACGGCGGTTCTGTAAATGGAGCTAATGCTAACGAGTTATTTAACATGGGAAATATCGATGGTGGTTTAGTAGGTGGCGCAAGTCTTAAAGAAGAATTTGTCTCTATTGTAAACTACTAA